tatattggtGTATCTTTTATAGGATATTTTCTATATGATTCCAATTTACATTTCCTTAACTTCCTACTGTTGTTTATGTTTGTatactttcattttgtttattttcaGATGTCCACATTGAAGCTAAGGATGCTTATTAGTTTACAGAGTGCTAGGAGCAAGTTTGTCCTCTTTCTGTACACTGTTGAAATCATGATCTGAGGGGATTTAACCTAGTCGGCCTATTGCTTCATCAAGAACAACCATGGCATTTGAGAAGTTGCATATCTTTCCCATCACTGTGTTTGTACTATTTCCTACAACGTTTTTAGCAACGTGAGTATAATTCTTGTAATGTTTTAGTGATTGAGTTTAAATccagaatttttaaaataaatattgttttctAGGTATGTGGTAGCAGTTTTATTGAAGCATGTTGAGGCAGATTTTCCGTACATAAGTGATACAGGAACATATTCTCCAGAAAGCTGTGTATTTGGTCAACTTATGAATTTTGGTACTATGCTGTGTAAGTAGCCTTTTGgtaatttttcatctatattaTCTTTCAATACCATGCACTGTCAACTTGCATGCAGACCATGCTTGATGAGTTGGTTCTAAAATGATAACTGAAAACATTTGCATAGTCGAAAAGAAAATAGTCTACTAGTACAGCAACTTTAAGATGGTCAGACTAACAGCTCAGATGGTAGATTGCTGACTTTTCGAACCCAATTTGGTGGGTTCAGTTCTTCCGGTGGTACTcagatatgccagcctcatgtcagtagctTTAccaacacataaaagaactcctgtggggtaATGTTCTGCAGTCATTATTACTGtttatgtatataaattatattacTGTCTTTTAAATACTCATGTTTAGATTCCATTTCAAAGTAAGAATTATTTCATGATAATTTCACAGTAATTTATAATTTTTGGACTGTTAGAAACAAAATCGGTTTAAATTAATTTGTGTTTGTATTTAATTGGCAAATGCAGAAGTAAGGCAGACATACTAACGAGGAAggtcttccttaagaaaagaaatttgctcatttcaaacattgatgttCAAATTAGAAAGATTTTTATGATTGCTTTTGTCTGAAACATGGCATTTATGGAAATGTaacatgggcaataactagctgagaaagaaaatgaatagaagcttttgaaatatatcattgcagaagaatgctgagggtgagatgatTAGAgtggatcacaaatgaagagatgctgaatcaaaTTGGTGTGAGGAGAATGATTCGGTAAAATTTGACTAGAAGGAGAGATTAGGTGATAAAACACATcttgagacatccaggacttgttcagttagcttttaagggaattgaaatggcgtatggcttttagtgccagaagtgtcccaggacaagttcggctcgccaggtgcaggtcgttcaatttgactcccgtaggcgacctgcgtgtcgtgatgaggatgaaatgatgaaaacgacacatacacccagcccccttgccagcgaaattaaccaattatggttaaagttcccgaccctgctgggaatcgaacccgggacccctgtgaccaaaggccagcacgctaaccatttagccatggagctgaacttttaagggaagtgtaggcagtaagaacagtgggagtagaccaaggcatgaatatgacatacAGATTAGATATAGTCTGTAGTAGTTACacagaaattaaaaggttagcacaggatggggtggctTGGGcaactgcatcaaaccactctgtggactgataacccaaacagtAACAACATATACATCCtatgaaattaatttaaatcaagcctatgaaaaaaagaaagaaaaaaaaaagagagagagaacaaggctgtaatttttcacctttgttcatAATTTGCACGGGTCATTTATTTAATTACAGCAAACTGTGTGGAAAGCCTGctatgtaatatcttggaactagaagaTAGGTACTGTGAGTATGATACAGAAATTAGCATTTcaagcatttccaagactaaagtgatgtcattaaggaagaaacctaagaggactgcCTGAATGTCAGTTCAGGGATAAAAAACTGGAATatgtagaccatttcaagtatttaggatgtatgttgtCCCACGATGGTAATATAAGAAGTCAAACtgcatcaaggtgcagcaaagctaatgcagtgagctcgcatttgtgGTCAGTGGTTTTCTGAAAGGAAacagtcagctcccggatgaaactatccttACACCAGTCTGTTTTGGGACTGGCTTTGCTGTATGGGAGCAAAAGTAaatgttcataagttagaagttacagctATGAAAGTAAAATGCTGGTACaaatgggtgggaacaatggcaagacaatgatcagaatgaagaaataaaggttGAATTAGGTATGAACTCGATCGATGAAACTGTTCACATAAACTGACTttggttacctaagagaataattgactcagcatttaagaaaagaccaggtaaacagtTAATAatggaatctgccacccgggtttacaaccctaaatgcagatcaacagtATTTGATTTGTAAGAGAAGCAAAGGGAGACCAATGCAATGGTAGTTAGACTCTTGTTTTTAATTATTTGTAGATAAAAGTTATGGAACTAAATGagcccacagagctagttgcaagtagaggactTTGTAAGCGTTTAGTCAATTAGCAGAAACTTGCAGACAGTACCGGCCCTGCAATCTAGAAGTAGTGTGCACCTGCCTCTCACAtggaggttctgggttcgattcctggccaggttatatttttacgtggatctgagagctgattcaaagtccactcagcctgtgtgattacatttgaggagctatctaacagtgaCATAGTGGCCCCGGATAGAAAGTCGAGAATAGTGGTCaggaggatttgttgtgctgaccatacgccaccttgtaatctgcaggtcttcaagctgagaagcggtcgcttcgtaaaccaaggcccatcagggctatagCACCATAGGGTTAGGTttggtttgcagactgaatgcggAAAGGCATGACAGTTTATAATGCCTTGCAATTTGTAGTGGGACCTACAAAGGCTAGGGACCCACCCCAACATTAATAGGAACCTCACtagatcacatccagagttgtaactcGAAACCTAGTCCCACCACAGTTGACCCATTGACAGTCAACCATGAAAAGTcatttaaggaatactccaccggctgaactaAAAGTTCAGAGAAGGCAGGACTCGGATACAGTGGGCTGCCACTTAGAAGATAAAATGTGATCAGATGCATTGAAATACCCTAATGCATTCACACACTCAATATCAATACTCAAACCAAAACAGATTACCTTCTTTTCCACACATAATATTAAGTCACTCATGCAGGCTGGTTGACTAAAAATAACTGACTTAATGGAGCAATATAGAAATACTTATCATGGGACTGGAGGAAATAAGAAACATCAACCACATCACAATGGGATCTCAAGGATATAGGCTTTACAAAGGTATACAGGGGAAGAGAGTGATAAAAAAAGTCCCACAGTTTGGAACAGGCTTTATGGTCGGCCTTAAAATAATAAAACTTTATACAAGATTTCAAGTCACAATCCTTAAGAATCTCAACACTTACTCTAAAGGCCTCTATAAAATCTACATCATAAAAAACGGTTACACTcccataaataataaaaataattctttaaatGACCGTATGGAAACTGAAAAATTTTGGGACCTATTCTACCAGAACATAAAAAGCATCCCTAAAAACCATGTAAAACTATTAATTGGAGACTTCAgcactcaactaggcagagaaagaagatACTGTAACATCATCAAAAAATTGTCTGCccaaaagagaacaaacaaaactgGACAAAGCCTCATTGATCTCTGCAGAAACCATAGCCTAATCTCAAAATCCACATATTTCAAGTGAAAACCTCAAGAGCTCAAAACATGGAAACTCCCCAACCACATTAAAGTAAAATGGTAACTATATCATGTCTTCATGGACAAACAACACCACAAAGAGATTTACAATGTCAAAGTCCTCTGTGGAATAGAAATAAccaccttaaacaaattgcagaagaattGGCCCCATTAAAACCCCATAAAATGCATCAAttgtggaacagtgaatgtgatgaaacagtagAGAAAGGACATGAGCATGGCTATTGCACCAATCCCAGAAATCAGAAATATCCTTTGAAAATCTAGTAAAGCAAAGAAAGGAAACCACCCAAAATTTTAAAGTGTACACACGCTGGGAGATAGTAATCCTAATTGAAAGCTTCTGAAAGCTCAGTCATTTTACACACAACAGTCTTTCGCAGACAGATTCAAACACAAGGCTTCTGGCCAACACAACAcatgatgactgttccttggttcgactccagggaaagtccagtaattcacacagtcaaacactgtgaactacttaacactgacaactaaacagcaacagctcaaaagtgctaaccagcactacaatactcctcacaacaacgaccattgacactgttccaattacactcacgacaACGATGGTCCTTAGTCACACACAGTACTCCCAAGACAGTGCGCAGCCAGTACTTCGCTCACTACTCAACAGTACTCTGACTCTGGTGGGGCACAGACAACTAGCACTACTGCTGTTAAGCTCTAATCACTCACTCCACATCACTACATgtacagtactccagtcagtactccaaggcacACATAGTACTCCATACTCCAACACAACATTCGACACTCTGACATAACAAGgacttatgaatttcattatggtccatattgacaattgatcactatcaatcAGTTTAAAAGTAGACAACAAGAACTTGTTCAGGCAGCCAGCACTGCTGTCGCCGCAGTCAGATGACTGAGCTCTAACACTGACTCACTGTTCGTATCAAACCCCCTTTTTATATCCTGGTGATAAAGTACTGGAATATTCGTGACTCAGCTAGAGATGAAACATTCTCGTTGCACTTTCCAAAAAGCGCATGGGGAAACCAGAAGaagagaacaatacatggaaaagCTGGGCATGCCTTCCAGGCCAGCTGGGAGCTCCATAGTCAGACTCACTAGTCCTTTCTAGGAAGTACCAAAGGGGGCTACGTCAGGGCTGACACATAATAATGCGAATCTCCAGCCCTAGCAAGAAAAGGTGAAACTGTGTAGCTGGCCCACaataataaagacaatgcagaaatccTGGCTCAATATTTCGGTAAAATCCTAAATTGCAAGGAACTGACAGGACTCCTtaatttggacaccaacaccccaataacACCATTACCAGAAAACATCAGCCCCCCACAATTAAGGAAGATTAGCAAACATTGCCCTTCATCAGCAGCTTATCAACATATGGACAGACAGAACATTGGATGACAGACATCGTCCACCCACTATACGAAAAGGCAGACAAAACTAACCCTAACAATTATAGGAGGATCTCACTCCCAGATATAACATATGAAAGCCTTTCAGGAATCATCCTTCACAGAATCAGGCTAGAGCTCAAGAAGGAACTGGGTGAATACCAATGAgatttcagaccctggaggagctgtcctgaccAGATCATGAGTCTTGAGCTAACAATGGATTACAACAGAataagaaacagagatatggttaTAAAGTTTATAGACTTCAAAGAAGCATGTGATTGCATCCACAGGGTATCTCTACTAAGAAAGCTAAGGCACCTTGGCCTATACACCAAATTAAAAAAATATGATAGAATTGGCCCTCACAAATAGCAAGTTAAAAGTGAAATTTAAGGGCGAATTATCGGAACGATTCGAGATCAAAACAGGGTGATGGACTGTTACCATCACTGTTCAATGGCACTCTAgtaatggtaatgagggaatggtttaagaATTGTCCCCCCACCCCATCCCCAAATAAAAATAGGCAGAAAACTCAAAACAAACTGCCTCAGTTTTgccgacgacttggttttaattgCAACTGACTTAAACGAAGCTAAAACACAATTagcagaacttcaaaacattggcctcaaaatatcttttgaaaagacagaaattaTGTCTCAACCCCAACATCATTAAAAGATATAAGCATAAATGGTAATAAAGTCAAAATTGTCACCCAATTCAAATACCTCGGAGAAGTAATAATAAACAACCTAAACGCAAAAATCCTCGCTCCAAATGAGAACAAACACGCTAGCTAAAACACTAAAATTAACTtggaacatctacaacaaaaaaagccTAACCATAAATGCAAAACTAGAACACTACAACagagttataaaaccagaagccacatatgcagcagaaacattaTTCAGCCTAAATAAACAATCAGAGACCGACAAACTCCAGAAACTCCATGGCCTGAAATTTGTAAATTGTAAGCTCCAGAAGACTGAAAGAAGAATTGGAAGAATCTATattaacaaaaaataccagaaagacggACATTGACGGATAGtgcctaacaaagtcatgtacaaaatgTTGGAATGCATTACTGATACTATACATAAggggagactgggattctttggacgtATGATGagaatgcaggattcaagacttctgaaacaactggtacagtataatctcaactcaaaaaataccacaacaggatgcagATGGATCAGAGAAATAAAGGGATGATCTGAAGGAAGTTGGCCTTCCACCAGAAGGCACCagagataaaataaaaaaatccagGGCACAAACATTAGAGATTCACACTTACAGGAAAGAAACTCACAAGACGAAAATTGTCTGCACCAAAGGGCACAAAGAATGGAACATATGAAAAAGTACTGGGTGAATCGCATGGCCTGAACAGTCCCTTCGAAGACTAGGATAGtgaactgactaaagtgatcctatgtggtcacaGAAGTATGTATGTATAAGAAATAAGAAGAGGTCATTATGGTAACATTTGTTTCTGAGTAAATAAAAAACTAAGAAGGCTTCCTGTGTActtgaaatattgtttttaattactaatgttcaaaataaattttgattttttaGAAAGTTAATTTTAGTCTGTAGATATGCAGATAGCATAAGTGACATAACAGTTGGGATAATCTACAGTCCTGTTGGTTTTACTGTCATTCTTTCCTAAATTTACAAGAATACAGCCTTGATGATTACATTGAGAGGTTGGTACAGTAATTCTTGGGGAAGCATAGACCTTAGAAGTACTGTATTTGGAGAGGCAGTAACATACGGTCTTACAAGACAAACCCCTTAATATGGCGTGAAGAGCTATGCAAATGTTTAGGAAATATATGATGTAGATTTATGAATATTTGTATGCTGCATTTCTGATTAACCCTGAACTAGTTAAGCTTGATCTCATTTTAACTGCAATTATTTCAGTGACTTTGGTTATATACGTCCGATTTCGTCAAGTGAATGAGTATTACTCCAGTTATTCTTTGTCTTCACAAGTACTGAAGCTGAATAGATTAGGCGTATGGTTTGGCCTAGTCTCCTGCCTTGGACTGAGTTTTGTGGCGAACTTCCAGGAGACCAATGTGCTTACTGTACATCTTGCAGGTGCCTTCTTGTGCTTTGGCTTTGGAACGGTGTATTTCTGGATCCAGGTACAGTTCCTGTTAAGTAGTAATTGTACTTTTTGATTATAAAAATTAAGTTATAATTTATAGTTGTTATATTTATATGTTCATTTAAGTACAATTGTGGCTCCACTTGGTGAATTTTTGAAGATGAGGAAATCTCTAGCACTCCTGTCAGTGATGGTGGCTTGTACATGAACCTTGGTGAATAGATTAGGTGTTCATTTGGTGAGATGATTTTGTATTCTGATCTGTCCACACAGAGTTTTTGATTTTACTTCTATGAATATTGTTAACAACGATACTGCCTGTTACCAGTACCTATGTATCCACTAGTTGCTCAGGTGTCCATCCAAAAAGATGCAGCTTGACAGTTGAAGCTTTGttatttcaatatatattattgcttaaatcttcttcttcttttgctgtACAGTTTATTGTAAACCTTGGCCTCATCAAGAATCTTCCGCCCTTTATCTCGATCCGATGCTAAAGCTTTCCAATTTCTGTGGCCCTTTTCCCAGCCATCCATTTCTTGGGTGACCTTGTCCTCTGTtcccctggatttccatttaat
The Anabrus simplex isolate iqAnaSimp1 chromosome 3, ASM4041472v1, whole genome shotgun sequence genome window above contains:
- the LOC136867222 gene encoding DNA damage-regulated autophagy modulator protein 2, translated to MAFEKLHIFPITVFVLFPTTFLATYVVAVLLKHVEADFPYISDTGTYSPESCVFGQLMNFGTMLLTLVIYVRFRQVNEYYSSYSLSSQVLKLNRLGVWFGLVSCLGLSFVANFQETNVLTVHLAGAFLCFGFGTVYFWIQAVCSYHMHPLANSISVAHLRLALAMICTVFFILLSITGVISHIQYKGTNPRKWYPEDGGWELHVVSTASEWVVAIAFCIYILSFSQEFRSISIETKVFLNVERSGGTGINNDTSPIIAHTSSAEEVDVIVSQGGGSIIT